From Myxococcota bacterium, the proteins below share one genomic window:
- a CDS encoding SDR family oxidoreductase — MGTFPFAPDLFAGQTALVTGGGSGLGRAIAECLARAGADLLLAARKVDRLELAAKELRTATGRRVETAFVNIREREAVEALAARARELFPRVDVLVNNAGGQFPQAARDFSPKGWNAVIDTNLNGTWNMTQVFGKQMLDQGSGVITNIIAVVGRGFPGLAHTAAARAGVLELTRTLAYEWGPTVRLNCVAPGAVETEGFKGAYDPDIGQLFGGIPLARYGTREEVAHAVTFLSSPAASYVTGEVLFVAGGQQGYGRNQAIFDHQLGRK, encoded by the coding sequence ATGGGAACCTTCCCGTTCGCGCCCGACCTGTTCGCGGGACAGACTGCGCTGGTCACCGGCGGCGGCAGCGGGCTCGGCCGGGCGATCGCCGAGTGCCTGGCGCGGGCCGGCGCCGACCTGTTGCTCGCGGCGCGCAAGGTCGACCGGCTCGAGCTCGCCGCCAAGGAGCTGCGCACGGCCACGGGCCGCCGGGTCGAGACCGCGTTCGTGAACATTCGCGAGCGCGAGGCGGTCGAGGCGCTCGCGGCGCGCGCGCGCGAGCTCTTCCCGCGGGTCGACGTGCTCGTCAACAACGCCGGCGGCCAGTTCCCCCAGGCAGCGCGTGACTTCAGCCCGAAGGGCTGGAACGCGGTGATCGACACCAACCTGAACGGCACCTGGAACATGACTCAGGTGTTCGGGAAGCAGATGCTCGACCAGGGCAGCGGAGTGATCACGAACATCATCGCCGTGGTGGGCCGAGGCTTTCCGGGCCTCGCGCACACCGCCGCCGCCCGCGCGGGCGTGCTCGAGCTCACGCGCACGCTGGCCTACGAGTGGGGCCCCACGGTGAGACTCAACTGCGTCGCCCCCGGTGCGGTCGAGACCGAGGGCTTCAAGGGCGCGTACGATCCCGACATCGGTCAGCTCTTCGGCGGCATTCCGCTCGCGCGCTACGGCACGCGTGAAGAGGTGGCGCACGCAGTCACCTTCCTGTCCTCGCCCGCGGCGAGCTACGTGACCGGCGAGGTGTTGTTCGTGGCCGGCGGCCAGCAGGGCTACGGACGCAACCAGGCCATCTTCGACCACCAGCTGGGCCGAAAGTGA
- a CDS encoding metal-dependent hydrolase — protein MTTTAIEVRRPALELGPDVPRYWYGGDPFATHYLDALSSVFPDGEAFFVRSVLRFRDRVDDLELQRAIRGFAGQEGQHSHQHDRHLALLDAHGYAAIARMNRAGDTVMRLLNRRVPRFALAATAALEHLTALLARRILEHDSRFTAPMDPRMAALWRWHALEEAEHKTVAFDVLQRVAPSYLLRAFALLFTSVGLFSEMLVRTAYMLAKDRELRRFPGGLRFLFGRAGLLRGAGREYRAWFRRGFHPSQIDDAELIETWRARVA, from the coding sequence GTGACCACCACAGCCATCGAGGTCCGGCGGCCGGCGCTCGAGCTCGGCCCCGACGTGCCGCGCTACTGGTACGGCGGCGACCCGTTCGCGACTCACTACCTCGACGCGCTGTCTTCGGTCTTTCCCGACGGCGAGGCGTTCTTCGTGCGCTCGGTGCTGCGTTTCCGCGACCGGGTCGACGATCTCGAGCTGCAGCGCGCGATCCGGGGCTTCGCGGGCCAGGAAGGCCAGCACAGTCACCAGCACGACCGCCACCTGGCGCTGCTCGACGCGCACGGCTACGCGGCGATCGCGCGCATGAACCGCGCAGGTGACACGGTCATGCGCCTGCTCAACCGCCGCGTCCCGCGCTTCGCGCTCGCGGCCACGGCAGCGCTAGAGCACCTGACCGCGCTCCTGGCGCGCCGGATCCTCGAGCACGACTCCCGCTTCACGGCGCCGATGGACCCGCGCATGGCCGCGCTGTGGCGCTGGCACGCGCTCGAAGAGGCCGAGCACAAGACGGTCGCCTTCGACGTGCTGCAGCGCGTGGCGCCGAGCTACCTCCTGCGCGCGTTCGCGCTGCTCTTCACGAGCGTCGGCCTGTTCAGCGAGATGCTCGTGCGCACCGCGTACATGCTGGCCAAGGACCGCGAGCTCCGGCGCTTTCCGGGCGGCCTCCGCTTCCTGTTCGGGCGCGCGGGTCTCTTGCGCGGCGCCGGACGCGAGTACCGCGCGTGGTTCCGGCGCGGCTTCCACCCGAGCCAGATCGACGACGCGGAGCTGATCGAGACCTGGCGCGCCCGCGTCGCCTGA
- a CDS encoding P-II family nitrogen regulator — MHKIEVVVLPDSLSGVSHTLGMAKLGPFQVSDVTIFDPAAPLGTYRGARHAIGHERVKLELVVPDHDVDSAIDAIQQGLDGFGRDSEILVLAVEKAVRVSQLTGMRGRVTR, encoded by the coding sequence GTGCACAAGATCGAAGTGGTGGTACTTCCTGACTCACTCAGTGGCGTGAGCCACACGCTCGGCATGGCCAAGCTAGGTCCGTTCCAGGTGAGCGACGTCACGATCTTCGACCCGGCGGCGCCGCTGGGAACGTATCGCGGGGCGAGGCACGCGATCGGTCACGAGCGCGTGAAGCTCGAGCTGGTCGTGCCCGACCACGACGTGGACTCCGCCATCGACGCGATCCAACAGGGTCTCGACGGGTTCGGAAGAGACAGCGAGATCCTCGTGCTCGCGGTCGAGAAGGCGGTGCGAGTGAGTCAGCTCACAGGCATGCGCGGGCGCGTGACTCGCTGA
- a CDS encoding DNA-3-methyladenine glycosylase I, which yields MQPWKDIEARAQKRMGGAAALEAELPHPKSRAALLRVPDSRWLAELTRGVFQAGFVWRVIEAKWPGFEAAFDEFEVEKVARYSEARLAKLAADERIVRNPQKIRATRANAQFLRELAAEHGSAARFFADWPENDIVGLWEVMRTRGSRLGGFTGQFALRHLGKDTPMFTDSVLKALRLEGVVEAKSPSSRAALQRVQEAFNAWREESGRPLCELSKILALSVD from the coding sequence ATGCAGCCGTGGAAGGACATCGAGGCGCGCGCCCAGAAGCGCATGGGCGGGGCGGCGGCGCTCGAGGCGGAGCTGCCCCATCCGAAGTCACGCGCGGCGCTGCTGCGCGTTCCCGACTCACGCTGGCTCGCGGAGCTGACGCGCGGCGTGTTCCAGGCTGGCTTCGTGTGGCGCGTGATCGAGGCGAAGTGGCCCGGCTTCGAGGCCGCGTTCGACGAGTTCGAGGTCGAGAAGGTCGCGCGCTACAGCGAGGCGCGGCTCGCGAAGCTCGCGGCCGACGAGCGCATCGTGCGCAACCCGCAGAAGATCCGCGCCACGCGCGCGAACGCGCAGTTCCTGCGCGAGCTCGCGGCGGAGCACGGCTCGGCGGCGCGCTTCTTCGCCGACTGGCCGGAGAACGACATCGTGGGTCTGTGGGAGGTGATGCGCACGCGGGGCAGCCGGCTCGGCGGCTTCACGGGCCAGTTCGCGCTGCGCCATCTGGGCAAGGACACGCCCATGTTCACCGATTCAGTGCTGAAGGCGCTGCGGCTCGAGGGCGTGGTGGAGGCGAAGAGCCCGAGCTCGCGCGCCGCGCTGCAGCGCGTGCAGGAGGCGTTCAACGCCTGGCGCGAAGAGAGCGGGCGGCCGCTGTGCGAGCTATCGAAGATCCTGGCGCTCTCGGTCGACTGA